In Chloroflexi bacterium ADurb.Bin180, the genomic stretch GCTTGCGAGTTGGCCCTCATGCATTATGGGCAGCGGCTAAGCCTGTTGCTCCGCCTCTTACCACGCTAATCTGCCTCTTTAAGCCCTCTTTTCCCTGTATTCATGTCCCCAGCGCGAGACGGTCACCAGCGGATGAGTGCGGTTCGTACTCGATGCCGATTCCTCGTCGCCTGATTATACCACAGAAATGATCGCTGTGGAGGGTTATCGTGGCCCTGATTTGCCCGTCGCGGGTGCGTCCTATACTCCCTCCGCCACCTTCTGACCGAAACCGAGGAGTGCCTTCACTTCGTCGTGTGTGGGCGCTTCGGCATAGACGCGCAGCACGGGCTCGGTGCCCGAGGGCCGGATGAGCAGCCAGCCGTCGTCGGCGAGGCGGTACTTGACGCCGTCGAGGGTTTCGACAGAGCGCACGCCCTGCCCGCCGATGCTCGCCGGCGCGCCGTCGATGAGGCACTTGACCATCTCGGCCTTGTTGACGGGGTGGCGCAGACGCAGGTCGGCGCGGGTATAGCAGGTGGGGCCCGCCTGGCGCTGCACGTCGGCGATGAGCTCGTGGAGGGGCACCCCGGCGTCGGCCAGGATCTCCAGGAGGAGCAGGCCCATGAGGATGCCGTCGCCCTCGGGGATGTGGCCCTTGATGCTCAAGCCCCCCGACTCCTCGCCGCCGATGAGCACCTCGTTGGCCAGCATATAGTCGGCGATGTGGTTGAACCCCACGGGCGTCTCTTTCAGCTCCAGGCCATAGCGGGCGGCCAGGCGGTCGACCATCATGGTCGTCGACACGGTCTTGACCACCAGCCCCGTCCAGCCCCGCTTCTCCACCAGGTAGCGGAGGGCCAGGGCAAAGATCTGGTGGGGGTCCACGAAATTGCCCAGGGCATCCATGGCACCGATGCGATCAGCGTCGCCG encodes the following:
- the glmM gene encoding Phosphoglucosamine mutase, producing MDALGNFVDPHQIFALALRYLVEKRGWTGLVVKTVSTTMMVDRLAARYGLELKETPVGFNHIADYMLANEVLIGGEESGGLSIKGHIPEGDGILMGLLLLEILADAGVPLHELIADVQRQAGPTCYTRADLRLRHPVNKAEMVKCLIDGAPASIGGQGVRSVETLDGVKYRLADDGWLLIRPSGTEPVLRVYAEAPTHDEVKALLGFGQKVAEGV